GGGTGTCGTGGCAAGGTGAAGCGTAATACGATAGCGCTGACTAAGAAAACGGTCGCCTGCGCAAGTAACCATACTTCAATCGTTGAGTGCATCGTCGTTAGTGCGATGGCGAACAGAATGAGAATCAGCCAATAACCTTTTAGATAACCGGTTCGATGAAGCGAAAACTGAACAAGGGCTTCATACTGAATCAGGGTAATACCGGCATAGACAAAAACCATATATTTGATGTAATGTGCTGCCGCTTCATAACCATCACCGAACAGTAGAGGGATCAGATATGGCACGATCGTCCAGTAGATGAGAACGGCAAGAATGAGTCCACTCAGGAGAAGACTGTAAAATCGACGTTCCCAAAGGTGGAACGAGTCCTCTTGGCTCTTTTGGCTTAGGCGTGGCAACAACAACTGTGCCAAGGAGAGTGCGACGAACAATAAGAGTTGACCAAACCGTAAGGCGACAGAATAGTCTCCTGCTAGCTGTGGAAAGTAGCGTGTGACAAGCAGACTATCAAGTGTGAAGAACAAGGTCATGACGACCTGTGTATGAATCATGTGGATAAGTCCGCTAGCTTCCATTTGTCCTTTGCTGACTGGAAAGGAAACTTGCGTAAGACTTAACAGATAGGATGCGATCATGCCGAGTAGAATGAAAATAAGGGCATACGTAACGTTCGTCTGTTGGATTAAGAGCCAGGTGGCTAAGACTTTGACGACGGATTCGATGTAATAAGAGAGGTTGAGTGCATAAAAGCGTTCTGTTGCTTGTAACACACCACGGCGAAAGGACAAAAGAATGTGGAAACCGACAATAAAGTAAACAATCAGAAGGTTTATTTTGGTAAATGGCAGGAAATAGGGTAATGCATAAAGTAAAATAAGTAAGATAGATCCTGTAATCGCTAAAATGCGTATACTGAGATTTTTGTAATTATTCGTTTTTTGTTGACTGTAGTCCCGGGTGACGGTCCATTGTAAGGCGCTGCCGATGATCAGTAGTAGACCTAAGAAAGCCAGGTAAGCATTGAGCAATCCGTAAACAGCACTAGAAAGTTCGCGAGCCAACAATAAGTGATAGGCATAGTTGACGAGATTCAGTGCCACATCAAGAATCGGAAAAATCAAGAGGACAGCATGTCGTTGGATAAAGCTTGTCATCAATACACCTCCCACTAGTCAGAGTTGTTTCATGGAAAGGATGAGCCTTATGAGTCAAGAATACATTGCTGTGTTCACTGATCATTTTCGTCAGATTCCTTACGAATCACTGATTTCCTATTATCCTGTTCTATTTTATACACAACCAGGGAAATGTCCTGCTTCTTTCCAACAAATTGCCATTACAGAAATCAAAGAAGCGGAAACGCATGAAATATTATTGTATATCGTTGATTATGAAACACGTGAAGATGAGCTAGCCATCGCCAATCAGATTCGTGCGACACGACCCCGATCAAAGATTCTGATGGTCAAGGAAGCAATTCGACGAAAAGGTGATTTTCCATATCATTTGGTCCAAGGTGATGGTATGTTGCGCCTGTTTTCCTATCGTCCGGCTTACCCAAATGAATTATTTGCTGAAATCCAGCATATTATCCATCCTGAATATCCCATTTTAAAGGATACTATAGCCTTTATATTGCCAATATTTAACGAAGAGAAACGTTTTAATTATGTAAAAGATTTTCTGGAATCGCTCGCGACCTTCATCAGCGAAGATTACATTCACGCCTCGATCAACTTCTTTGATGACGCGTCATCTGATCGATCTAAGGCACTCTTACAGGAGTACCGTTCGATCGTCATGGAAGCGACGGATACTTTATTCACCGTCGGTTATCTCGAAGTCCATCAAGTCGAACAAAATACACGGAAAGCCGGTTTATTCATCGAAGGGATGAAAAACATCTCAAGTGATTATTATGTTTTCGTCGATGCGGACAATTCGTTTCGGATCGAAGATATCGCCCGTCTGTTGACGATTGCCCAGGAAGGGTATTATGACATCGTCGTCGGAACGAAGGATTTGACGATTGAAGACCGGGGTGCCGTCCGTCGTTTCATGAGCTTCGGTAAACGCAATCTGACGCGCTTCTTTTTACCAAAAGGTGTGACCGATTCGCAGACCGGTTTAAAGATCATCAACCGACGTGTCGTTCATCGTCTGTTGCCTTATCTGCACGTCGAGAGCGGTCTCGCGATTGATTTGGAGTTGATGTATGCAGCAAAAAAAGAGCGCTTGCGGGTGTACCAACAACCCGTAACTTGTATCGAACGCGAAGGATCACACGTCAATCTCGTAAAGGATTCGATTGCGTTCTTGCAGACGATGTTTAGCTTATACAAGCGTCATCGGAAAGAAGAAGTACCGGTGAAATGAAATAAGGACAACGGGAATTAATTCCCGTTGTCCTTATTTCGTTGTATCGATGGATTATTTCTTCTTCGCACGTCGCAAGCGAGGCACGCGTTTTTTGACGAAGGATGCAACGCGCGACTGCATCGCAATACCGCGCTTGCCTGTCATGAAGTAAATCACTAAGATACTAATCGGTAAAGCCAGTACTAGAATGACGAGACCCGAATAATAGATCGGACGGAGGACGACGGATACGTGTGCCGTTTTCTCGTTTGAGCGGTACAACTGACTGACACCATTTAAAGCAGTATTTCCACGCATCACTTCTTCTTTTGTCTGTAACTCGAATAGTGGCGTCGGTGAATCATTGACTGTGAAGCGTCCGAGTGCGGCATCGCTTGTTATATCCCGTCCCATCTGTGAGGCGTCCACGTTAAGTGCACGGGCAGCTTCTGTCGAGAACAACGTTTCACTTTGTTCCGAGAGAACCAACTGGTCAACCAAGATCAGTTGATCGTATGGTAACACTTCAAGATTCTTCAGACGCAATTGACCAGCTTTTTTCTCATTCCCACGCGTCCAGATGTGTAGTTGCATCCGCACGGTCTTCTTCGGTGGAGTGACGATCTGCTCATAGTGATTCCACTGCTTTTTCTTCTTTTCCTCGACTTCATTAATGAAGTCCGTCCCAATGACACGATCATCTTCATCCAAGTAATAGACTTTAAGATGCCGCTGACGAACGTTCTTACTGACGGCGTCGAATTGAATCAAATATTCGTGACTCGGTTTCACCTTCATTTTTTGCGAGGCATAAATGTACCAGTCACACGAACATGTCGGTTCATAATCAATCGTGTAGCCGTCTTCTGTTTCACTTGCGTCAAACATATCGTCCGTGATCGAGACACATGTCGCACAATTCGCTGCCGCCTCGGGAGCAGCGAGCGCTTTATCGGTCACGATCTCGCTCGGATCAAACTTGTGTAGATCTTTCCAATCGACGAGTGACGGCACCTTACTCGCATAGGATAGTTCGACTTGATAGCTTCCCTTCTCGAGTGGGATATCGGACAACTTCACATCGTATAACGTTTGATAGACATCATTCAATTCCATCATTCGGTATGGGAACGCTAGATGCAACGGATCGTATGTGACCGTCTGATCACCGATCTGCTCTTGATGTTTTTGACCCTTTAGAATATCGGCACGGGACAAGGAGCGTTCGAAGACGATCTGTTTACCGTCTCGAATTTTGACGGTGACCTGACCATCGCTTCCTGGTGGTGGGGTCAACATCAATTGAAGTTGATAGTTCGTCGCTTCTCGAATATCGATCGAACGCTGTAAACGTCCACGTTGCGCAGCGATTCCTTTCCCAAAGCTCAGTCCAGGATAGTTTCGCTCCGACTGCAAGTGTCCCGTGTAATCAAATCCGGTCTCTGCCTCGAGTACCATCAAGGTTTTCGTGAAAGCGAGCGTATCATCAACCCGTTTTCGTAAAGTGGTCAACTTTTCTTCCGGAATCAGGACGATATTTTGGATGGCATTGAACCCTTCCGTATTCGTGACACTGAGCGTCGCAGGACCGGTCGGTGTCGTGAACGAACCGAGTGGCACCCAAGCGAGTTTAGCACCGGATTGTTGTTGCGTTGGGATCGTTACACCTCGTTTATTGAATGTCAGATCGAGCTGACCCCCTTTTTGATTCAACAGCACGCGGGCAAAACCAGCGTAGCGACCAGCAGGTAAATCTTTCGTCATCGTAAACGTGTTCGGAATCATATAATCCTCATAGCTAAAGATTTTAATGTCATGAACCCACCAGTACGTTTTTCGCTCAGGGCGTTGGAAGCTGAGTAGATCGATCCGCATCGTCTTTGCGTTCCGCGGTGTGACATATTCACCTTGCAAGTGAATCGCATCGACATCACCAGAATCACGTGGAGCGACGACATACGTTTGATTCAGTTCACGATCCTTTTCATCAAAGAACCGGACTTTGATATGCAAGCGGTCAACGCCACGACCACTCGCTGTAATATCGAAGCGATAGGCATTGTTCGGTCGTGCCGGTAACTTACCGGATTTCGCGACTTGCCAGATATATTTCGGATCACCTTCCGCGACTTCGGCGTGGAGGACCGGTAAGTCGTTATCTTTTGACATCGGATTCGGGGACAAGTCGACGATGTCCGGATTATCGGCTTTAAAGAACGTCTCATCCTCAAGCATCGAGTTAAAGGAAGCGACCTGTTTCGCCTTTAGTCCGTCTAATTTGTAGACGGGTGCGTCAATCCGGGCGGAAGCAAACGATAAACCGATGCCGTCCCCAAAATTGAGATCGAACGATGGATTCGTCATACCTTGCGTCCGTAAATACCAGCGCCAGTCATTATTTCGAAGGAACGTCTTACCCCAGTTCAGGAAAGCATTCGCTGAATCGATCGCTTCGAACGGTTTCCAGTAGTATTCTTCTGGCACCTGACTGAGCACAAGATCGTTTTCTTCGATCATTTCGACGATATCCCCCTGTTTCATCCAGGAGAGACTGTTCTGATGGGCTTGTGTCGCATACAAGATCGATTGACGACCGAGATCGTATCCATCCAGTGTCGGATAACTGATTGAGCGTTCGAGTCCATACGGTGTCAAAATCAATTGTGGAACGGTTCGAGTATCGAGCGGTGCAATCAAGTCGAATAAGGTGAATAAGCCGATTTGCTTCGTTTGTACAAGATCACGTTGTTCCTGTAGAATCTTTAAATTGAAGTCTTGTCGATCTTTCATTCCCGTGTATTCATCGCGGTAAGCAAACTGTTTTAATCCGAACGCTTTCGCGATTTGTCCGGCTTGTTCCGACCGACCAGTATCGAGTAGATACTGCATGAACGTCATCATATAACCGATCGTCGGGGAAGCACCTTCATGATGAAAGACGGTATCATGCGCTGACGTATAAACCTGAACGTCACCCGTTGCTTTGATTTCTCCACCCTTACGTGGATTTTGATTCCAGCGGGGAGTCGCGATACCGGTACTCGGTTGCGTCATCTCGTCCGCAATCGGGAACTGCAACCATTTTCCATCGACTTCTTCTTGGATAGCAGTGTATTCCTTCGGTATTTTGACCGGATGATAAAAACCTTCCATATAGACAGTCCGGTAAGGAAGGAAAAAGCAGGCGACGACAATCAGCGTACCGAAGATCGAGACAATCCGGTACAGCTGTAAGGGAATTGTCCGGGACGCACGGATAAAGACGGCGTTTAACCCGACGGCAAGCAACAAGCTATAACTGACCATCAATAGACCAACGAGTTTGTTCGGATCGCGGAACATCGCACCAATCAAAGGTGTCTTCGTCACGAACAGGACAAACGCATCGGCAACTTGTTCATGTGTACCGGTCGCGAAGACGATCAGTGGAATCGCAAGCAAGCTGAAGAAGAGATGGATCGGTTGGCGATACGCGACAATCGCTCCTATTAAGATGAGTAAAAGGGTAATGGCACCACCAATCCAAAACGTAAGCGGTAGTGTCGTCAAATCAAACATCGGCCACCAATAGCTCGTTAAAAATAAAACATTCGTCCAGCTCGAGTGCCGACTGAACAACATCAATGTATCAGAGACATTGATATTATGCTGTGAGGCTTGAGATCCGGTCAGAATCGAGCCGACGTACATCAAGAACCAATAACCATTGAACAGTAAAAAGATGATACCGAAGGCGCAGGTTGCCCGAACATAAAACCAGAGTAAGGAAGACCAGACGCGTTCCTTGCGTCGTGTCCAACTCGTCTTTAGGAAAATTAATCCGACCATGATGCCCATGTAGATCAAGGAAAAGAAGAAGTAATGAATGCCAGCTGCCATGAAAGCGAAGACGATTGATAAACCAGTGATGTCAATCCATGTTCGTCGACTTAACCGATCAGAGAAGCGGAATCCGGGATCAAGCTGTTCACGAAACTTCGGGTCGAAAATGTTAAAAAACAACATCAAAGCGTACGGAAAGACAGAGTAGCCGCAAAGTAAATAAATATGCTGGATTCGCGTGATCACCCAGGGGTTTAAGGCATAAAACAAAGCGGCGATCGCGAAAGCAATTAGTGACAGGTAGGAAAAGTGTTTTGACACATACACGGAATGGAGACGTTTCGTAAGGGCAAACATCGATAGGGCAGAAATCGTCAACAGACCGATGATGAACGACTTGATCAAGACTGGTCCGGACGAGCCGAATAATAGACTTAATAAATAAAACGGTAAGATGTAGAGCAAGCGCGCGACGTTCAGAAGTGTCGTCGTACTCCAACGATTGTTCCAAGCGCCATAAATCTCTTCTAAGTAGCGATGAGAGGAAAGTCCGAATGACATATCACTGAACGTGACCATTCCAGAACGAAATAGTGGAAGACTATATACGAGAATGAATAGGAACATAGCCGATAATACGATGATATCCTTTCGATATATATGAGTAAAAGTCATGACGCGTTGACGTAAAGAAGACATCAGGTTGCTCCTTTCATGAAAATCCGTGCTGAACTTCTTCTCTATAGAGGAGTGATATTCCTAGAAATGGATGTACTTATTTTAGCAATAATTGCTAGAGGGAACGTCCGTCGTGAGAAGGAGCATTACGGACGAATGCTTTCGGGTAAAGACCTACAACGAAACGAGTAGGAGGAAAGCGCATGAAATGGAAGGGAAGACAACGGAGTTCGAACGTTGAGGATCGACGGGGGATGGGTGGGAAAGGAATTGCCGGTATCGGTGGGGGTGTCGGGATCATCCTGTTGATCGTCATCACCTTGATGGGCGGTAATCCAGCTGAATTACTGGGAGACTTAACTGGTAGTGATCAGCAAGATACGGCGTATCAAGAAACGGCACAGGAAAAAGAAGCAGCGGATTTTGTTTCCGTCGTCCTAGCCGATACGGAACGGGTCTGGACGGAAGAGTTTGAACAAGACGGCAAGACGTATAAAAAACCGAAGCTCGTTTTATACACAGATCAAGTCAGTTCGGCTTGTGGACAAGCCGGGAAGTCGGTCGGTCCCTTTTATTGTCCCGGTGATCAGAAATTATACATCGATTTAAGCTTTTATGATGAACTGCAGACGAAGTACGGGGCACCGGGCGATTTTGCGATGGCCTATGTCATTGCACATGAAGTCGGGCATCACGTCCAAACGTTGCTTGGAAAGTCGGATGAGATCATGCCACTTCGAGAACAGATGAGTGAAGAGAAGTTCAATAAATACCTTGTTCGATTCGAGCTACAAGCAGATTATTACGCGGGTGTCTGGGCACATCACGCGCAAGGCGAAAACTTGCTCGAAGAAGGCGATCTCGAAGAAGCGTTGACGGCAGCGAATGCTGTCGGGGACGATACGTTACAAGAGAAAGGGCAAGGATATGTCGTACCGGAAAGTTTTACCCACGGCACATCGGCACAACGGGAGCGTTGGTTCCAAAAAGGTTTTGATAACGGAACGATTGAAGGCGGAGATACATTCAAGGCAAAAAATCTATAACAGATAGGCAAAAAACCTGTGTTCTGCTTATGCGGAACACAGGTTTTCGTTATTTAAAGACCATCTTATGACCGGAACATCGTTGGATCATCCGGAACGTTTTCGAGATAGGCGATCCGTCCGTTTCCGTCGAGACGTGCGATATCTTTTCCATCTTGCGTAAAGACACTACCGTCGGCACGTTTACCACAGACTGCCCAGCGTGTTGCATACGTTCCGGGTGTTGTCTCTTCCCAGCCTGCATACATGTGTTTAATATCCTGATTCGCCGTGAACACATAACGGACGAATTGTTTCCAGGCGTCGATGCCGTGTTGCGGTTGTCCGTTTAAAACGAACGTAATATCCGTCGTAAACAAAGATACGAGATCCTCGAAAGCTTGTGCGTCCGTGCGTGACGCGTCGAATAAGTCAAAATAACGATTCAATACCATAGCAATAACCTCTTTCTTTAATTAAAGTGCCATCATCCGATCTTTGATTAACATATGAAGCCGTTCTAAATGTTCTGGTGGACAGGATGTATCGATGGCTTGACGAATCGAGCCGATTGATTCACGTTTTAATGTCGACTGCCATGCGTCTTCCGCCTCTGTCATCAGATTTGAAAGCAGACCGATCTCCTGTTCTTGAATTCCCATCAAATCTTTAAAGACACCGCTTGACGCGTACAACGTCTGTTTGCCCTCAATGGCTTGGTAGACATCGAAGATTTGAATTTCGTCTGCCGAACGTCGTAAGCGAAAGCCCCCTTTGACACCTGGTACGGAATACAACAGATCCGCCTGAACGAGTTTTCGTAAGAGTTTTTGGAAGTAAGTCGGTGAAGCACCAAGTTGTTGACTAATGAACTCACCGGACAAAACGGCGCGCTCCGGCAAGAAGGTTAAGAGCAACATCGCATAAACGGATTGCTCGACTCCTGTTTTCATTTGCATAGAAAGACTCCTTTCGTTAAACGTGGATAATGTATATCCATAATAGTTTAGGTATAAAGATTTGTCGAATGATATGCTCTCACAAAACCGTCACACCTTTTCGACAGCATCTGCATGGCATCCCCGTTCCGGATTCGGTATACTAAATGTACGATATGTGAAAATATTCACTAAAAGTCGTTCACACTTTGTGAAAGGACGTTTGTATATGAATCCATTAAAAGGAATCGTTCAGATTCCACGTAGTATTCTCATTCAATTCATCATTGCGGCTTTCCTGATGGGGGTTGCGGTCGTCGGTCAATCGTACGGCATCGTGTTGACAGTCGATCGGATTTTCCTGAAAGAGCAACCGTTTGAAGCCGTCATTCCGTTACTACTCGTCGTTCTCGGCATGCTGTTGCTCCGGGTCGCTGTGACGTATTGGAACGGTCGTCTCGGTACGACGTTATCAGCACACATGAAGCAGGCACTCCGGGAAGCACTCGTTGCGAAATATACGAGTCGCTCAGTCGAGATGATGCTACAAGGGCAAGCGGGACAAAAGGTCAGTGTTTTGCTCGACGCCGTAGACGAGATGGACAGCTACTATAGTCAGTACTTGCCGAAAGTCGTCCAGACGACGATTGTTCCGTTGATGGTCTTGATTGCGGCATTCAGTTATGACTGGATCACGGGTCTCGTCATGATGATTACGGCACCGTTCATTCCGCTGTTTTACATCATCATCGGCATCATGACGCAAAAGCGGGCCGATGCTCAACTCGAGAAGATGACAGCATTCTCGGGAACGTTCCTCGATACGTTACAAGGACTGACGACCTTGAAGTTATTTGGTCGTGCGAAACGACAACGTGACGTCATCGAAAAAAGCAGTCTTGATTTTCGAGATGCGACATTGACTGTCTTGAAGCTTGCTTTCTTGTCCTCGCTGATGCTCGAGTTCATTTCGATGCTCAGTATGGGAATGATTGCACTTGAAGTCAGTCTGCGCTTGATTTTGTTCCAAAGCATTACGTTCATCCCAGCATTCTTAATGCTTGTGTTGGCACCGGAGTATTACCTGGCACTGAAGGAGATGGGGGCTGCTTTCCATACGGGACGCGGTAGTGTCGCAGCAGCGAAGCAAATCGCAGCCGAACTGACGGCAGACGATCGCCCCGTTGCATTCGGTCAATCGGAACTTGCGACCAATCGCCCACCGCAAATCGTCTTGGATGAAGTCGGCTTTACGTATCAAGAAGGACGTTTTGCCCTGCAAGATATCGGGCTTACGATTGAGTCGTATCAAAAGGTAGCGTTGATTGGTCGCAGTGGTGCCGGTAAATCGACCGTCTTGCAGTTGATTGCCGGACTCGCAGATCCACAAGAAGGACGGATTCTGCTCGACGGGATCGAGCGCAGTCAGGCGGAGGAAACAAGTTGGTTCCGTCAGTTGAGCTACATCTCGCAACATCCGTATTTATATGCCGGAACACTCGCGGAAAACATCGCGATTGGTGAGCTTCGTCAAGCGACGGCGGAAGAGATTTTTGAAGCCGCACAGGCGGCAGGACTCGAAGAGTTGATCGCGACGTTGCCTGAAGGGATCGACACGGTCATCGGAGAAGGTGGACGTGGTCTATCAGGTGGAGAAAAGCAACGTGTTGCCTTAGCACGGGCGTTCTTAAAACGCCCGAACGTCGTCGTCTTTGATGAACCGACGACTGGACTCGATGTCAAAACGGAGCGACTGCTCCAACAAGCAATTGAGCGACTCGGACAATCGGCAACGGTCATCACTGTTGCGCACCGTTTGCATACGATCGAACGATCGGATCAAATCGTCGTTCTCGATGGCGGACGAATCGTCGACCGCGGCACACACGACGAACTGCTCCGTCGCGATTCGGAATATGCGCGGATGCGTAGCGTGCAGAGAGGGGAGGAAACACGATGAAGGAATTACTAGGAGTCTTTCGGTTGATGGTGCATCAAAAACGCGATATTGCCTGGTCGATCTTCTTCGGTGTCCTCGCCGGTGTGACGGCAGTCGGTTTGTTCGCAGCGAGTGGTTATCTGATCTCAAAGGCAGCCTTATTGCCGCCGATCCAGACGCTCGCTGTCTTGATCGCCCTACAGAAAATCTCGAGTCTGACGCGCGCCGCCAGTCGTTATGCGGAACGTTATTATTCGCACCGGGCGACGTTTACGATTCTCAGTGACATCCGGACGTCGTTCTACCGTCGACTCGAACCACTCGCACCTGGAATCTTCGGGAAGTACCGCAGTGGTGACTTACTTGCCCGGATCGTCGGGGACGTCGAGAGTCTGCAAAACACGTTCTTACGCGTCCTCTATCCACCGATCGTGTTGTTGCTCGTCTTCTTCTGTACGATCTTTTTCGTCAGTTTCTTCTCATGGACGATTGCCGGTATTCTGTTGCTTGGTTTGATTCTGACCGGTTTCTTGATTCCGGGATGGTTCGCGTACCGCGAACAGCGCTTCGCGCGCTCGGTCCGTGTCCGACGCGGTGACTTGTCGACAGAAGTGACAGAGTTATTCCAAGGCTATCGTGATTTGAAGATTTACCAACAGCTCGACCAAAAGGAACAGGACTTGAATGCGGTCGCGAAACGGTATGTCGAGGAAGAAAAACGCAATGGCTTGCATGCTGTCTCAAACCTTGCCTTAAATACGATGGCGACACTGATCATCTCTTGGCTTGTCCTCGGTGTTGGTGCTTATCTCGTCGCAAGCGGACAACTCGAAGGTGTCTTCCTTGCCTTACTCGTCATGACATCGCTGACCGTCTTTGAGAATGCGGCACCGATGGCGATTTTACCCGGTTTCTTCGAAGATAGCCGCCATGCTGCGAAACGACTCGATGAAGTCGTGACCGAGCAAGAGGAGCCGACTTACGCTCCGTTCGTCCTCGATCAAGCACCGTCCTTCGAAACGAATGCGTTGACGTTTACGTTTCCTGATGCACCACGTCCGGTCTTACGTGACGTCACTGTTTCGATTCCGGCTGGTAAGAAGACAGCGATTGTCGGAGCTAGTGGTTCTGGGAAATCAACGTTACTTCAATTAATGTTGCGGATGTATCCGACAGACGGATTAATGATTGCTGGGCAAGGCAGTCAGACGGTTGATCCGGAAGGACTCTGGCAGCACGCGAATGTCGTCTTGCAACAGAATCATTACTTCTATGGAACGCTTCGCGATAATCTGTTGCTCGCAAACGAAGCAGCAACGGACGAAGCGATGCGGCAAGCACTCGACGATGTTGGATTAACGACGTTCGAGTTGAGTGATCGTGTGTTTGAAAAAGGAGAGAACTTATCCGGGGGAGAAAAGCAACGGCTAGCAATTGCCCGCGTGCTCTTGCGGGAAGCATCGCTTTACTTGCTGGACGAACCGACGTCCTCCGTTGATGCTTTGACAGAACAGATGATTCTTACGCGACTGTTCGCGCGAGCAACGGACGCGACACTCGTCCTCGTCAGCCACCGCTTAGCAGGTCTTGAAGCGATGGATCAAATCATCGTCATGGATCAAGGTCAAGTCATCGAAGTCGGAACGTATGCCGAATTGATGGCACGACAAGGTGCGTTTTACGAGTTAAAACAAGTCGAGCAATCGGTGTTTGCTCCGATCGGATAAAAAGTATGAAAGGCAATGAATCAAGTAGGGTTCATTGCCTTTTTATTTAGCTTGAAAGAACTGAAAAGACATGACAGTCTACTTTTGAAATGGTAAAGTCTAGAAAAAACGTGGAGGGATTTCATGCGCATCGAGCAATCATCCATCGTCGTCGATCAGACGACCATTTCATATGATCATTTTCAGATGGGATCAAAACAGGTCTGTTTCTTGATCTCGGGAGCATCTTACTTATATGATCACCCTTACTTTTACTACAGCCGGATGGCACTACTCGCTCGTGGCATCGATGTCATCTGTATTCACTACGTGACGGAAGATTTATTTTCGATGTCAGACGCGGAATCGAATACGTGCATGACGCGCCGGGTCGACGCTGTCGTCTCAGAAGTGCTCGCGACGCATCCATATGAAAACGTCCAGTTCATTGCGAAGTCGTTAGGAACGATTCCGCTTGCCGCGTTACTTGCTAAACCAAACTTACAGCAAGCACGCTTCGTCTTTTTAACACCTGTCCTGAATGAAGTGGTCAAGCAAATCGCCAATTCGTCGCAAGCTGGACTCCTCGTCATCGGGACAGCCGATAAGTTTTATGATGAAGCGCTACTCGAAACGTGTCGGACGTCATTACTGACGATTGATGTCATCGAAGGAGCGAATCATTCCCTCGATCAAGGATTTGAGGTCGATGCGTCACTTGCAGTTCTTAGACACGTCATTCGTCAGATCGAAGTCAGTTTATTTGAGCCGCTACATAAGTAAAAAAATCCGTCCAGCAGAGAGTTAGCTGGACGGATTTTTGTTTAGTAGGGACGAAGTAAGGCACGAACGGGACTACCGTCTCCGTCAACAAGTGGAAGTGGTACAGCATTTAAATGATAATCACCGGGCGTGATTGCATCGAGAACAAGTCCTTCAAGGATATGGACACCATGTCGCGCGAGGGCGTGATGGGCTGCCATTTCTTTGCTATCAATTGCATCGACGCTTGGTAAATCGAGCCCGATCAGCGAAACTCCAAGTTCTCCGAGTCGCTCGGCAAGACTTGGTGTTAA
This window of the Exiguobacterium acetylicum genome carries:
- a CDS encoding cyclase; the protein is MRIEQSSIVVDQTTISYDHFQMGSKQVCFLISGASYLYDHPYFYYSRMALLARGIDVICIHYVTEDLFSMSDAESNTCMTRRVDAVVSEVLATHPYENVQFIAKSLGTIPLAALLAKPNLQQARFVFLTPVLNEVVKQIANSSQAGLLVIGTADKFYDEALLETCRTSLLTIDVIEGANHSLDQGFEVDASLAVLRHVIRQIEVSLFEPLHK